A region of Subtercola boreus DNA encodes the following proteins:
- a CDS encoding ferritin-like domain-containing protein, whose translation MFDEKFITNAINRSAETKLDRRKLLAAAGIGAAGIGAAVLAPAAGAVAAPAVSAAGISDGSILNFALNLEYLEAEFYLHAVTGAGLPASLVGGKQAVGSVTGGKQVKFATPAIKAYAEEIAADERAHVAFLRAALGSAAVSRPAINISDAFTSAAVAAGVIKQGQTFDPYADEVSFLIGAFIFEDVGVTAYKGAAALVTNKTYLEAAAGILSVEAYHAGIVRSSLYRIGVETPSVIDTVNKISAARDSLDGSTSLDQGITVNGKANLVPTDANGITFSRTPGQVLNIAYLNPKAVTKGGFFPSGVNGALNTSGGAA comes from the coding sequence ATGTTCGACGAGAAATTCATCACCAACGCCATCAACCGCAGCGCTGAGACCAAGCTCGACCGCCGCAAGCTGCTCGCCGCCGCCGGGATCGGTGCCGCCGGCATCGGCGCCGCCGTTCTCGCCCCGGCCGCCGGTGCGGTCGCCGCCCCCGCCGTCTCGGCTGCCGGCATCAGCGACGGTTCGATCCTGAACTTCGCCCTCAACCTCGAGTACCTCGAGGCCGAGTTCTACCTGCACGCTGTGACCGGTGCGGGCCTGCCCGCCAGCCTCGTCGGTGGCAAGCAGGCCGTCGGCTCCGTCACCGGTGGCAAGCAGGTCAAGTTCGCGACCCCCGCGATCAAGGCCTACGCCGAGGAGATCGCGGCCGATGAGCGTGCGCACGTCGCGTTCCTCCGTGCCGCGCTCGGTTCCGCTGCTGTGTCGCGCCCCGCGATCAACATCTCGGACGCGTTCACCTCGGCCGCCGTCGCGGCCGGCGTGATCAAGCAGGGCCAGACCTTCGACCCCTACGCAGACGAGGTCAGCTTCCTCATCGGTGCCTTCATCTTCGAAGACGTCGGAGTCACCGCGTACAAGGGTGCAGCCGCCCTCGTCACGAACAAGACGTACCTCGAAGCTGCCGCGGGCATCCTCTCGGTCGAGGCGTACCACGCCGGAATCGTGCGCTCGAGCCTCTACCGCATCGGCGTCGAGACCCCGTCGGTCATCGACACGGTCAACAAGATCTCGGCAGCACGCGACAGCCTCGACGGCTCGACCAGCCTCGACCAGGGCATCACGGTCAACGGCAAGGCGAACCTGGTTCCGACCGACGCGAACGGCATCACCTTCAGCCGTACGCCCGGCCAGGTGCTGAACATCGCCTACCTGAACCCGAAGGCCGTCACCAAGGGCGGCTTCTTCCCGTCGGGTGTCAACGGTGCGCTGAACACCAGTGGTGGCGCTGCGTAG
- a CDS encoding ABC transporter ATP-binding protein, protein MRLAGRNLRVGYDRRTIIHELDIEIPDDSFTVIVGPNACGKSTLLRSLARVLTPTGGSVVLDGRDISTYPSKEVARRVGLLPQTSIAPDGITVLDLVSRGRFPHQSLLRQWSTDDESAVARAMAATNVTELSERTVDELSGGQRQRVWVAMALAQETPLLLLDEPTTFLDIAHQVELLDLFARLNRESGHSLVAVLHDLNQAARYATHLVAMKEGRVVAEGAPRDIVTAELVEHVFGLRCRIIDDPESGTPLVIPLLSR, encoded by the coding sequence GTGCGGCTCGCCGGCCGGAACCTCCGGGTCGGCTACGACAGGCGCACGATCATCCACGAGCTCGACATCGAGATCCCGGATGACTCGTTCACCGTGATCGTCGGACCGAACGCCTGTGGCAAGTCGACTTTGCTGCGCTCCCTCGCGCGGGTGCTCACGCCGACAGGCGGCAGTGTCGTGCTCGACGGGCGCGACATCTCGACGTACCCCTCGAAGGAGGTCGCCCGGCGCGTCGGACTGCTGCCGCAGACATCCATCGCGCCCGACGGAATCACCGTGCTCGACCTCGTGTCGCGTGGGCGGTTCCCGCACCAGTCGCTGCTGCGGCAGTGGTCGACGGACGACGAGAGCGCCGTCGCGCGGGCGATGGCGGCGACGAATGTCACCGAGCTCAGCGAGCGCACGGTCGACGAGCTCTCCGGCGGCCAGCGGCAGCGGGTCTGGGTGGCGATGGCGCTCGCCCAGGAGACCCCCCTCCTGCTGCTGGATGAACCGACCACCTTCCTCGACATCGCCCACCAGGTGGAGCTGCTCGACCTGTTCGCTCGGCTCAACCGGGAGTCAGGACACTCCCTCGTGGCGGTGCTGCACGACCTCAACCAGGCGGCGCGGTACGCGACGCATCTGGTGGCGATGAAGGAGGGCCGCGTCGTCGCGGAAGGCGCGCCCCGCGACATCGTCACGGCCGAGCTGGTCGAGCATGTCTTCGGGCTCCGCTGCCGGATCATCGACGACCCGGAATCCGGGACGCCGCTGGTGATTCCGCTGCTCTCGCGGTGA
- a CDS encoding beta-ketoacyl-ACP synthase III, which yields MSTAQIVPAPTSPGARIAGFGYDRGSRVITNDDLSQTLDTNDEWITRRVGIRERRFAGPDETVVSMAVKAGRMALADAGLQPSDIDTVIVATCTMPSQIPHAATQVAAGLGIEAPGSFDINAACAGFCYGLGVASSVIRSGAAKTVLLIGAEKLTDWVDPTDRGNAIIFGDGAGAAIVTASEVDEIGVVAWGSAEKLVSTIHVKDRDSFIFQEGQSVFRWASTAIAPVAIRAAEASGVALGEIDALVTHQANLRIVEAIATRVKDAGARDDLIVADDIVTTGNTSSASIPIAVARMREAGTLTSGNLVLSVGFGAGLTYAGIVFRLP from the coding sequence ATGAGCACAGCCCAGATCGTTCCCGCCCCCACCTCCCCCGGTGCCCGGATCGCAGGGTTCGGCTACGACCGCGGTTCACGCGTCATCACGAACGATGATCTCTCCCAGACCCTCGACACCAACGACGAGTGGATCACCCGCCGGGTCGGCATCCGGGAGCGGCGCTTCGCGGGCCCCGACGAGACCGTGGTGTCGATGGCCGTGAAGGCCGGCCGCATGGCCCTCGCGGATGCCGGACTGCAGCCCTCGGACATCGACACGGTCATCGTCGCCACCTGCACGATGCCCTCGCAGATCCCGCACGCCGCGACGCAGGTCGCTGCCGGCCTCGGCATCGAGGCTCCCGGCTCCTTCGACATCAATGCGGCCTGCGCCGGGTTCTGCTACGGGCTCGGGGTCGCGTCGAGCGTCATCCGGAGCGGCGCGGCGAAGACCGTGCTGCTGATCGGCGCCGAGAAGCTCACCGACTGGGTCGACCCGACCGACCGCGGCAACGCGATCATCTTCGGCGACGGCGCGGGAGCGGCGATCGTCACCGCGAGCGAGGTCGACGAGATCGGCGTCGTGGCGTGGGGATCCGCCGAGAAGCTGGTCTCGACGATCCATGTGAAGGACCGCGACTCGTTCATCTTCCAGGAGGGCCAGTCGGTCTTCCGCTGGGCGTCGACCGCGATCGCTCCGGTCGCCATCAGGGCAGCCGAGGCATCCGGAGTCGCGCTCGGCGAGATCGACGCGCTGGTCACCCACCAGGCGAACCTCCGGATCGTGGAGGCGATCGCCACCCGCGTGAAGGACGCCGGGGCGCGCGACGACCTGATCGTGGCCGATGACATCGTCACCACCGGCAACACCTCGTCGGCATCCATCCCGATCGCCGTCGCGCGGATGCGGGAAGCCGGCACGCTGACGTCGGGGAACCTCGTGCTGTCGGTCGGTTTCGGTGCGGGCCTGACCTACGCCGGGATCGTCTTCCGCCTGCCCTGA
- a CDS encoding iron-siderophore ABC transporter substrate-binding protein: MRPRLLRTSAVVAATAAALLAFTGCASGATGEPASSAASGTLGTVDTMFGTVEVPQPATAGDLKVVALGWSDAEMALALGVKPVGVYAWQGFTEDTKGVGPWASSLFGDVTPTQLGGGETLNYEQIASLDPDVILNVRSDNDEETYKRLSEIAPTVYAPTGTGAFATDWATQLTSISDALGLADQGASLVSSTKADIAAAAAANPGFAGKTAVSAAKFGEAYGAYLPGDGRFDILADLGFVSAPAVTALGAGAFYAAVSVENVAALDADVMVALPIGFTAAETSADPLLASLPVVQDGRAIVLDPTSELATAYSAASVLSIPVVLDQLVPLLAAAAAK, encoded by the coding sequence ATGCGCCCCCGTCTCCTCCGCACCTCCGCCGTCGTAGCCGCAACTGCGGCGGCCCTCCTCGCCTTCACCGGTTGCGCCTCGGGCGCCACCGGCGAGCCGGCCTCGTCCGCAGCATCCGGAACCCTCGGCACCGTCGACACCATGTTCGGCACGGTCGAGGTCCCGCAGCCCGCCACCGCCGGCGACCTGAAGGTCGTCGCCCTCGGCTGGTCGGATGCCGAGATGGCGCTGGCGCTCGGCGTCAAGCCGGTCGGCGTCTACGCCTGGCAGGGTTTCACCGAAGACACCAAGGGCGTCGGCCCGTGGGCCTCGTCGCTCTTCGGCGACGTCACCCCGACGCAGCTCGGCGGCGGCGAGACGCTCAACTACGAGCAGATCGCGTCGCTCGACCCCGACGTCATCCTGAACGTGCGGAGCGACAACGACGAGGAGACCTACAAGCGCCTCAGCGAGATCGCCCCCACCGTCTACGCCCCGACAGGCACCGGCGCCTTCGCCACGGACTGGGCCACGCAGCTCACCTCGATCTCCGACGCTCTCGGCCTCGCCGACCAGGGTGCGTCGCTGGTCAGCTCGACCAAGGCCGACATCGCTGCGGCCGCCGCCGCTAACCCGGGTTTCGCCGGCAAGACCGCGGTCTCCGCCGCCAAGTTCGGTGAGGCGTACGGCGCCTACCTGCCCGGAGACGGTCGCTTCGACATCCTCGCCGACCTCGGCTTCGTCAGCGCGCCGGCTGTGACCGCCCTCGGCGCCGGTGCGTTCTACGCCGCCGTCTCGGTCGAGAACGTCGCCGCGCTCGACGCCGACGTGATGGTCGCCCTGCCCATCGGGTTCACCGCTGCAGAGACGTCGGCCGATCCGCTGCTCGCCAGCCTGCCGGTGGTTCAGGATGGCCGGGCGATCGTGCTCGACCCGACCTCGGAGCTCGCCACCGCGTACAGCGCGGCGAGCGTGCTGAGCATCCCGGTGGTGCTCGACCAGCTCGTGCCGCTGCTGGCGGCGGCCGCAGCCAAGTAG
- a CDS encoding SCO6745 family protein, which yields MTSRDTLVRGLWTLFEPLHAVTYFSAESRAAFASVGLTRYWDGYFAGRSAPLGAVTAAPVTALFSGFAPALVERALPAAWSVASPAAVLDARSEGAASTLRTLVPDPDVAARALAALAPIAAGADTVGRPLAAANRALPPTGDPYRDLWQATATLREHRGDGHVIALVTEDIAGLTTIVLRSGLDLDTSSMKRSRGWSDEVWDDEQSSLVDRGLLDSDGRITPAGAEAIDRAERLTNRLAAAPWAGLSDTRLIAIAEALAPLANACAPLYPQPNPIGMPSPWDAAADPAGATIAAGPTAR from the coding sequence ATGACGTCGAGGGACACGCTGGTCCGAGGGCTCTGGACCCTCTTCGAACCCCTCCACGCGGTCACCTACTTCTCGGCGGAATCGCGCGCCGCCTTCGCATCCGTCGGCCTGACGCGGTACTGGGACGGCTACTTCGCCGGGCGCTCCGCCCCGCTCGGTGCCGTCACCGCCGCCCCTGTGACCGCGCTGTTCAGCGGCTTCGCGCCCGCGCTCGTCGAGCGCGCGCTGCCCGCCGCGTGGTCGGTGGCCTCGCCCGCCGCCGTTTTGGATGCCCGGTCGGAGGGTGCGGCATCCACTCTCCGCACGCTGGTACCCGACCCGGATGTCGCGGCCCGCGCCCTCGCCGCTCTGGCCCCGATCGCCGCCGGAGCCGACACGGTCGGGCGCCCGCTCGCAGCGGCGAACCGTGCGCTGCCGCCCACCGGCGACCCGTACCGCGACCTCTGGCAGGCGACGGCGACACTCCGGGAGCACCGCGGCGACGGCCACGTGATCGCGCTCGTCACCGAGGACATCGCCGGACTCACGACGATCGTGCTGCGGAGCGGACTCGACCTCGACACGTCATCGATGAAGCGCTCGCGCGGCTGGAGCGACGAGGTGTGGGACGACGAGCAGTCCAGCCTCGTCGACCGGGGGCTGCTCGACTCCGACGGGCGCATCACCCCGGCCGGCGCCGAGGCGATCGACCGCGCCGAGCGGCTGACGAACCGCCTCGCGGCTGCGCCCTGGGCCGGCCTCAGCGACACGCGTCTCATCGCGATCGCGGAAGCGCTCGCCCCTCTCGCGAACGCCTGCGCACCTCTCTATCCGCAGCCGAACCCGATCGGCATGCCCTCCCCCTGGGACGCGGCCGCCGACCCCGCGGGCGCGACGATCGCCGCGGGCCCCACCGCGCGCTGA
- a CDS encoding carbohydrate kinase family protein gives MNVSEDPQSPSESAASSAAEAGAAASSAAPGVLVIGEALVDILVRSGSADTAAPVVHPGGSPLNVAYGLARLGMATTFRAQVGDDDYGRAIIQHLGEAGVVLEQATALDAPTSTATAHLDAEGRASYEFDIVWELDRSDIAPGTSVLHTGSIASVLRPGSDEIRRLFADARARGDVLLSYDPNVRPSITPDRASVLADVEALAADAHVVKLSDEDAEWLYPGADLETVVSGFLDAGSLLVGVTRGGEGCLLAAPGVRVSLPAQPVDVVDTIGAGDSFMSGMLYAILCDGLVPGILAGRLDEAQVTAIARTALESARITVSRAGANPPSLAELAGA, from the coding sequence GTGAACGTCAGCGAAGACCCGCAGTCCCCGTCCGAGTCGGCTGCGTCGTCGGCGGCTGAGGCCGGGGCAGCTGCGTCCTCGGCCGCCCCGGGCGTGCTGGTCATCGGGGAGGCGCTCGTCGACATCCTCGTGCGGAGCGGATCGGCAGACACCGCGGCTCCCGTCGTGCATCCGGGCGGCAGCCCCCTGAACGTCGCCTACGGGCTCGCCCGGCTCGGCATGGCCACGACCTTCCGCGCGCAGGTCGGCGACGACGACTACGGGCGGGCGATCATCCAGCACCTGGGCGAAGCCGGAGTCGTGCTCGAACAGGCAACGGCTCTGGATGCCCCGACCTCCACCGCCACGGCGCACCTCGACGCCGAGGGCAGGGCCAGCTACGAGTTCGACATCGTCTGGGAGCTCGACCGCAGCGACATCGCCCCCGGCACCAGCGTGCTGCACACGGGATCGATCGCGTCGGTGCTCCGCCCGGGCTCCGACGAGATCCGGCGGCTGTTCGCGGATGCCCGCGCCCGCGGCGACGTGCTCCTCAGCTATGACCCGAATGTGCGCCCCAGCATCACGCCCGACCGGGCATCCGTCCTGGCCGACGTCGAGGCGCTCGCGGCGGACGCGCACGTGGTGAAGCTCAGCGACGAGGACGCCGAGTGGCTCTACCCGGGTGCCGACCTCGAGACGGTCGTGTCGGGGTTCCTCGACGCGGGGAGCCTCCTCGTCGGTGTGACCCGCGGCGGGGAGGGCTGCCTGCTCGCCGCTCCCGGAGTCCGGGTGTCGCTGCCCGCACAACCGGTCGACGTGGTCGACACGATCGGCGCGGGTGACTCGTTCATGTCGGGGATGCTCTACGCGATCCTCTGCGACGGGTTGGTGCCGGGCATCCTCGCCGGCCGGCTCGACGAAGCGCAGGTGACGGCGATCGCGCGCACGGCGCTCGAGAGTGCGCGGATCACGGTGTCGCGGGCGGGGGCGAACCCGCCGTCGCTCGCCGAACTCGCCGGGGCGTAG
- a CDS encoding acyl-CoA dehydrogenase family protein, which translates to MSERPTHAGSAEPEYELSSPLDTDPLGLFEGIPAEDRDYAARARTFVEGEVLPVIDDYWDRAEFPAHLARRLGELDLLREGSDVAGFPPMSKLAAGLVSLEINRGDGSLGAFIGVQGGLALRSIAAFGSAGQKERWLEPLARATEFGAFALTEPAHGSDSVALESTATATTAGGAAGGTPGYLLNGEKKWIGNGSLGGLTIVWARTADGAVRGFLVDQAAPGYTATVIEQKASLRAIWQTHIVLHDVFVPAEALLPGATSFRETARSIQATRLSVSWAALGHATACYEAAVHYAAQRVQFGRPLGASQIVQERLARMLSELATIQLYCFQATALDARGALTATQASLAKYTSTRTARAIASNARDLLGGNGILLKHSVARHLADLESLHTYEGTETIQALLIGRSITGLSAFA; encoded by the coding sequence GTGTCAGAACGACCCACCCACGCCGGCAGCGCGGAGCCCGAGTACGAGCTCAGCAGCCCGCTCGACACCGATCCGCTCGGCCTGTTCGAGGGCATCCCCGCCGAAGACCGGGACTACGCCGCCCGCGCACGCACCTTCGTCGAGGGCGAGGTTCTGCCGGTCATCGACGACTACTGGGACCGCGCCGAGTTCCCCGCCCACCTGGCCCGCCGGCTCGGCGAGCTAGACCTGCTGCGGGAGGGCAGCGACGTCGCCGGCTTCCCGCCGATGTCGAAGCTCGCCGCCGGGCTCGTGAGCCTCGAGATCAACCGCGGCGACGGCTCGCTCGGGGCCTTCATCGGCGTGCAGGGCGGGCTCGCGCTCCGCTCCATCGCCGCGTTCGGCTCGGCCGGGCAGAAGGAACGCTGGCTCGAACCGCTCGCCCGCGCCACCGAGTTCGGGGCGTTCGCGCTCACAGAACCGGCCCACGGCTCGGACTCGGTGGCCCTCGAGAGCACCGCGACTGCAACGACCGCGGGCGGCGCCGCGGGCGGTACCCCCGGCTACCTCCTGAACGGTGAGAAGAAGTGGATCGGCAACGGCTCGCTCGGGGGCCTCACCATCGTCTGGGCGCGCACCGCCGACGGTGCGGTCCGCGGCTTCCTCGTCGACCAGGCGGCCCCCGGCTACACCGCGACCGTGATCGAACAGAAGGCCTCGCTCCGCGCGATCTGGCAGACGCACATCGTGTTGCACGACGTGTTCGTACCGGCCGAAGCGCTGCTGCCCGGGGCGACCTCGTTCCGCGAGACGGCACGGTCCATCCAGGCCACCCGCCTCTCGGTCTCCTGGGCCGCCCTCGGGCATGCGACCGCCTGCTACGAGGCCGCCGTGCACTACGCCGCCCAGCGGGTGCAGTTCGGCCGGCCCCTCGGTGCGTCGCAGATCGTGCAGGAACGGCTTGCCCGCATGCTGAGCGAGCTCGCCACGATCCAGCTGTACTGCTTCCAGGCGACGGCTCTGGATGCCCGTGGCGCCCTCACCGCGACCCAGGCCAGTCTCGCGAAGTACACCAGCACCCGCACCGCCCGCGCGATCGCCTCGAATGCGCGCGACCTGCTCGGCGGCAACGGCATTCTGCTGAAGCACTCTGTCGCGCGCCACCTCGCCGACCTCGAGTCCCTGCACACCTACGAGGGCACCGAGACGATCCAGGCCCTGCTGATCGGCCGCTCCATCACAGGCCTGTCCGCTTTCGCCTGA
- a CDS encoding FecCD family ABC transporter permease: MTKVDSSDTAVRATPQTLAAVKGLHVVRLAGGRLSIRIRTRTVWVVGALTVFTLALAVLAVTLGEFPIAPGDVFAVFTGHGSASIQRIVLEWRAPRIVLAILAGAALALSGAIFQSLTRNPLGSPDILGFSHGAYTGALIVMFVIGGNYVATSIGAFVGGVATAAVVYFLSFRNGVQGFRLIVIGIAVSAFLVALNGWFIISVDVNSAISAATWATGSFDLSTWNDVLPVLGTIVVLVPVLAMYSQRLHTLELGDDAAIGLGVRAEPTRLVLLLVGVALVAVVTAAAGPISFVALAAPQIARRLTRSPGTALLPSALLGAALMLGSDVIAQRVIAPTQLPVGIITVIIGGIYLIALLAAQSRKA, translated from the coding sequence GTGACGAAGGTGGATTCGAGCGACACGGCTGTACGCGCGACGCCGCAGACCCTCGCCGCGGTGAAGGGGCTGCACGTCGTGCGGCTCGCGGGTGGTCGGCTGAGCATCCGGATCCGCACCCGCACGGTCTGGGTGGTGGGCGCCCTCACGGTCTTCACGCTCGCGCTGGCGGTGCTCGCTGTGACGCTCGGCGAGTTCCCGATCGCACCCGGCGACGTCTTCGCGGTGTTCACCGGGCACGGTTCGGCGAGCATCCAGCGCATCGTGCTCGAGTGGCGGGCACCCCGGATCGTGCTGGCCATCCTCGCCGGGGCCGCCCTCGCTCTGTCGGGGGCGATCTTCCAGTCGCTGACCCGCAACCCGCTCGGGAGCCCCGACATCCTCGGTTTCTCGCACGGCGCGTACACGGGTGCGCTCATCGTCATGTTCGTGATCGGCGGCAATTATGTGGCCACGTCGATCGGCGCGTTCGTCGGCGGGGTCGCGACCGCTGCCGTCGTGTACTTCCTGAGCTTCCGGAACGGCGTGCAGGGCTTCCGGCTGATCGTGATCGGCATCGCGGTGAGCGCCTTCCTCGTGGCGCTGAACGGCTGGTTCATCATCTCGGTCGATGTGAACAGCGCGATCTCGGCGGCGACCTGGGCGACCGGATCCTTCGACCTCTCGACCTGGAACGACGTGCTCCCGGTGCTCGGCACGATCGTCGTGCTCGTGCCGGTGCTCGCGATGTACTCGCAGCGACTGCACACCCTCGAACTCGGCGACGATGCCGCGATCGGCCTCGGTGTGCGGGCCGAACCCACGCGGCTCGTGCTGCTGCTCGTGGGCGTGGCGCTGGTGGCCGTCGTCACGGCCGCGGCCGGGCCCATCTCGTTCGTGGCCCTCGCCGCCCCGCAGATCGCCCGCCGCCTCACCCGCTCCCCCGGCACGGCCCTCCTGCCGTCGGCCCTGCTCGGCGCCGCGCTGATGCTCGGCAGCGACGTGATCGCCCAGCGTGTGATCGCGCCCACCCAGCTGCCCGTCGGGATCATCACGGTGATCATCGGCGGCATCTACCTGATCGCGCTGCTCGCGGCGCAGTCCCGGAAGGCCTGA
- a CDS encoding FecCD family ABC transporter permease encodes MVTTLPNAPAKAPPRPALAATASRRTVILLALLVLLALLAGLSLFVGSGNLAPAAVWKALTEGGSDTTALLVNSFRVPRMLLALLVGAALGLGGALMQAITRNPLADPGLLGVNAGAYIAVVVAITYAGVAGISNYVWWSFAGAIIVTAGVYAIGGRGRSGADPARLVLVGVSVSYLLNGISVGITLQNPDTFDAIRFWSAGSLQGRQWDIVWGVLPFILVGTAVALSLGRSLNASVLGDDLAKSLGANLLRTRIIGFAAVTVLCGAATAAAGPISFLGLMAAFVARRIVGPDQRWILPFAAVIAPIIFLTADMIGRLLVASEVPVGLVTAFVGAPLLIVLMRGRKAVKGL; translated from the coding sequence ATGGTGACGACCCTGCCGAACGCGCCCGCGAAGGCGCCGCCGCGCCCGGCGCTGGCGGCCACCGCGAGCCGCCGCACGGTCATCCTGCTCGCCCTGCTCGTGCTTCTGGCGCTGCTCGCCGGGCTCAGCCTCTTCGTCGGGTCGGGAAACCTCGCACCGGCCGCGGTCTGGAAGGCGCTCACCGAGGGCGGCAGCGACACCACCGCTCTGCTCGTCAACAGTTTCAGGGTGCCCCGGATGCTGCTGGCCCTCCTGGTGGGCGCCGCGCTCGGCCTCGGCGGGGCGCTGATGCAGGCGATCACCCGCAATCCCCTGGCCGACCCGGGCCTCCTCGGGGTGAACGCCGGAGCCTACATCGCCGTCGTCGTGGCGATCACCTACGCCGGCGTCGCCGGGATCTCGAACTACGTCTGGTGGTCGTTCGCCGGGGCGATCATCGTCACGGCCGGGGTGTACGCGATCGGCGGTCGCGGGCGGTCGGGGGCCGACCCGGCCCGGCTCGTGCTCGTGGGCGTCTCGGTGTCGTACCTCCTGAACGGCATCAGCGTGGGGATCACGTTGCAGAACCCCGACACGTTCGACGCGATCCGGTTCTGGTCGGCGGGTTCGCTGCAGGGCCGGCAGTGGGACATCGTGTGGGGCGTGCTGCCCTTCATCCTCGTCGGCACTGCCGTGGCGCTCTCGCTCGGCCGGTCGCTGAACGCGTCGGTGCTCGGCGACGACCTCGCGAAGTCGCTCGGCGCGAACCTGCTCCGCACCCGGATCATCGGCTTCGCCGCCGTGACGGTGCTGTGCGGCGCGGCCACGGCGGCGGCCGGCCCCATCTCGTTCCTCGGGCTGATGGCCGCCTTCGTGGCACGGCGGATCGTCGGGCCCGACCAGCGCTGGATCCTGCCGTTCGCGGCGGTCATCGCACCGATCATCTTCCTCACCGCCGACATGATCGGGCGCCTGCTGGTCGCGAGCGAAGTGCCCGTCGGGCTGGTCACCGCGTTCGTCGGAGCGCCGCTGCTGATCGTGCTGATGCGTGGCCGGAAGGCGGTGAAGGGGCTGTGA
- a CDS encoding maltokinase N-terminal cap-like domain-containing protein encodes MALLHKAVLTPSKLELLQEWVPAQPWFTAADTDGAGGPDVPDGALEQVGSYRFDDPAGEVGIETMLLRVPAGSGVEGPVLQVPVTYRAEPLDGAGDWLVGTVEHSVLGTRWVYDACGDPVYAAVLGTVILGGGSHVEQHWVIDGEMVPKPLDTLVEGTGGSAVLGGEVASGGAGGADGAGGAGGAPGVAAISSVETGPESTLIRAGGIVLEVLRRVTGDGTLTPEEAASAARADTSAAVAGMSALLLGRWPGEPEPRLLASASRG; translated from the coding sequence ATGGCTCTTCTCCACAAAGCAGTACTGACCCCCTCGAAGCTTGAGCTGTTGCAGGAGTGGGTTCCGGCCCAGCCGTGGTTCACGGCGGCTGACACGGATGGGGCAGGCGGGCCGGATGTCCCGGACGGTGCCCTCGAACAGGTCGGGTCGTACCGGTTCGACGACCCCGCGGGCGAGGTCGGCATCGAGACGATGCTGCTGCGGGTGCCGGCCGGGTCGGGAGTCGAAGGCCCGGTGCTGCAGGTTCCCGTGACGTACCGCGCCGAGCCGCTCGACGGGGCCGGGGACTGGCTGGTCGGCACCGTGGAGCACTCCGTGCTCGGCACGCGCTGGGTCTATGACGCGTGCGGCGACCCGGTCTATGCGGCGGTGCTCGGAACGGTCATCCTGGGTGGCGGGAGCCACGTCGAACAGCACTGGGTCATCGACGGCGAGATGGTGCCGAAACCGCTCGACACGCTGGTCGAGGGGACCGGCGGAAGTGCGGTGCTGGGCGGGGAGGTGGCCTCGGGCGGTGCCGGCGGTGCCGACGGTGCGGGCGGTGCCGGCGGTGCACCCGGTGTGGCCGCGATCTCCTCTGTCGAGACGGGCCCGGAGTCGACGCTCATCCGCGCCGGTGGGATCGTGCTCGAGGTGCTGCGCCGGGTGACCGGCGACGGCACGCTAACGCCCGAGGAGGCGGCTTCCGCCGCACGGGCCGACACGTCCGCAGCGGTCGCGGGCATGAGCGCCCTCCTGCTGGGGCGCTGGCCCGGCGAGCCGGAGCCGCGGCTGCTCGCCAGCGCCAGCCGCGGCTGA